Proteins found in one Miscanthus floridulus cultivar M001 unplaced genomic scaffold, ASM1932011v1 os_1410_1_2, whole genome shotgun sequence genomic segment:
- the LOC136534013 gene encoding uncharacterized protein gives MGPAKPRTETPYRARELVVVVVFHGGTTRRIDMAALLHQAAAPTAKPPHPWALYSTTSSLSPLAKRRRAPTIRSAATDSSFGTGEAAPSSKKTTRKEKQQERRRQQDLQDRQQQLLMMEEESLAKRDGGTTGSSSSSNSNGEVDDDDELPQPVFDRILRRIAFTVGLPMASGVALLNVYDALKRGQGVVLPSWVPLLTILVAFGTSALGIAYGTLSASWDPDKEGSLLGIDEARANWPVLWQEEIQKEEKTKAKQMKK, from the coding sequence ATGGGTCCGGCGAAACCACGCACTGAAACACCATACCGGGCGAGAgagctcgtcgtcgtcgtcgtcttccacgGTGGAACCACGCGGAGGATAGACATGGCCGCCTTACTCCACCAAGCGGCTGCCCCGACCGCAAAACCACCCCACCCATGGGCTCTTTACTCCACAACATCCAGCCTCTCACCACTCGCAAAACGACGACGCGCTCCGACCATCCGCTCCGCGGCCACGGACAGCAGCTTCGGCACTGGCGAGGCGGCGCCGTCGTCCAAGAAGACCACCCGGAAGGAGAAGCAgcaggagcggcggcggcagcaggacCTGCAGgaccggcagcagcagctcctgatGATGGAAGAAGAGTCGCTCGCGAAGCGAGACGGCGGCACcaccggcagcagcagcagcagcaacagcaacggcgaggtcgacgacgacgacgagcttCCGCAGCCGGTGTTCGACCGCATCCTGCGCCGGATCGCGTTCACGGTGGGCCTTCCCATGGCGTCGGGCGTCGCGCTGCTCAACGTGTACGACGCGCTCAAGCGCGGCCAGGGGGTGGTGCTGCCGTCGTGGGTGCCGTTGCTCACCATCCTCGTCGCCTTCGGCACGTCGGCGCTGGGCATCGCCTACGGCACGCTGTCGGCGAGCTGGGACCCCGACAAGGAAGGCTCGCTGCTCGGCATCGACGAGGCCCGGGCCAACTGGCCCGTGCTATGGCAGGAAGAGATCCAGAAGGAGGAGAAGACTAAGGCCAagcagatgaagaaatga
- the LOC136534011 gene encoding C-terminal binding protein AN-like, whose protein sequence is MAPRPRPGRLQPGGPCTRQDRSLSLVVIAPGRPPAHTRKTATRTNGGARSQLLGPRDWPAKGPRKMLHGPAHSASPATAAAAAVQPLVVALNCLEDPSLEQEALSGAAAVEHAPLSALCAGRVEAAAAVLLPSLAFLPRAAQRRLRPWQLLLCLGSPDRAADAAAAAELGLRLVHVDANRAEEVADTVMALFLGLLRRTHLLSRHASSSSPTTGWLGSVQPLCRGMRRCRGLVLGIIGVNAAARCLATRSLAFRMSVLYFDPLYEVTGKVKRPSIVFPSAARRMDTLNDLLAASDLVSLHCALTNDTTHILNAERLQHIKPGVFIVNTGSCQLIDDCALKQLLIDGTIAGCALDGAEGPQWMEAWVHEMPNVLILPRSADYSEEVWMEIREKAISILQSFLYDGVVPNNVISDEDEEISEVGCDDDQLGKQEKEHALQICDGEQQTEESQLTAEYDKRRAISQPEEPQASAQSHSIGSRSEGRRSRSGKKGKKRPARRRSQQKMDELSTVEGGSNYSSRRDDDNQVLSSSSRFASPEDSKNKHKSSVESPMEIISENKLPAGLGRKPPEKLKEGFVIALKTRDNSGFYVSRERVAGGGWYLDVIPNATKRDPAAQFLVTFRNKDTMGLQSFVAGGKLLQANNKMEFAFTTHSFDVCESWMLEGSLSECCKLVNCKNSLAVLEVYIEVLGAPSEDGVVRWLD, encoded by the exons ATGGCACCTCGTCCGCGTCCCGGCCGGCTCCAACCCGGTGGGCCGTGCACGCGGCAGGACCGGTCGCTTTCACTCGTTGTAATAGCGCCCGGCCGGCCGCCCGCACACACAAGGAAAACAGCAACCAGAACAAACGGGGGCGCGCGCAGTCAACTCCTCGGCCCCCGCGACTGGCCGGCCAAAGGGCCCAGAAAAATGCTGCACGGCCCGGCCCACTCCGCTTCGCCGgcgacagccgccgccgccgccgtgcagcCGCTGGTGGTGGCGCTCAACTGCCTCGAGGACCCGTCGCTGGAGCAGGAGGCCCTGTCGGGCGCCGCGGCAGTGGAGCACGCGCCGCTCTCGGCGCTCTGCGCGGGGCGCgtcgaggccgccgccgccgtgctgctCCCGTCGCTCGCCTTCCTCCCGCGCGCCGCGCAGCGGAGGCTCCGGCCGTGGCAGCTGCTGCTCTGCCTCGGCTCGCCCGACCGCGccgcggacgccgccgccgccgccgagctcggcCTCCGCCTCGTCCACGTCGACGCCAACCGCGCCGAGGAGGTCGCCGACACCGTCATGGCGCTCTTCCTGGGCCTCCTCCGCCGCACCCACCTGCTGTCCCGCCACGCCTCCTCGTCGTCCCCGACCACCGGGTGGCTCGGCTCCGTGCAGCCGCTGTGCCGGGGCATGCGACGATGCAGGGGGCTCGTGCTGGGCATCATCGGCGTCAACGCCGCCGCGCGGTGCCTCGCCACCCGCAGCCTTGCCTTCCGCATGAGCGTCCTCTACTTCGATCCGCTGTACGAG GTTACTGGGAAAGTAAAGCGTCCTTCTATTGTATTTCCTTCTGCTGCAAGAAGAATGGATACTCTCAATGATTTGTTAGCAGCAAGTGATCTTGTTTCGCTTCATTGTGCATTGACAAATGATACAACACATATACTTAATGCTGAGCGCCTTCAGCACATAAAACCTG GAGTGTTCATAGTCAACACTGGTAGCTGTCAGCTCATAGATGATTGTGCACTCAAACAACTCTTGATTGATGGCACTATAGCTGGATGTGCATTAGATGGCGCTGAAGGCCCCCAGTGGATGGAAGCATGG GTGCATGAGATGCCAAATGTATTAATTCTTCCTCGAAGTGCAGACTACAGTGAGGAAGTGTGGATGGAGATTAGAGAGAAAGCAATCTCAATATTGCAGTCCTTTCTCTATGATGGTGTTGTTCCAAACAATGTTATTTCTGATGAGGATGAAGAGATAAGTGAAGTGGGATGTGACGATGATCAACTTGGTAAACAAGAAAAAGAACATGCTTTACAGATTTGTGATGGTGAACAGCAAACAGAAGAAAGCCAATTAACTGCAGAATATGACAAGAGAAGAGCCATTTCGCAACCTGAAGAGCCTCAAGCTTCTGCACAATCTCATAGTATTGGCTCCAGATCTGAAGGGAGGCGCAGCCGATCTGGAAAGAAAGGCAAAAAGAGACCTGCTCGCCGCAGATCACAACAGAAAATGGATGAATTGTCAACTGTAGAAGGTGGAAGTAACTATTCTTCACGCAGAGACGATGATAACCAAGTGTTAAGTTCTAGTTCACGATTTGCATCGCCTGAGGACTCCAAAAATAAACATAAGTCTTCTGTTGAATCTCCAATGGAGATAATTTCTGAAAATAAGTTGCCTGCAGGGCTTGGTAGAAAGCCTcctgagaagctaaaagaaggtTTTGTTATTGCTCTAAAGACAAGAGATAATTCAGGTTTTTATGTTTCAAGAGAGAGGGTCGCTGGTGGTGGATGGTATCTTGATGTGATACCAAATGCTACAAAGAGGGATCCTGCTGCTCAGTTTCTAGTCACTTTCAGAAACAAG GACACTATGGGACTGCAATCTTTTGTTGCTGGAGGCAAACTATTACAG GCTAATAATAAGATGGAGTTCGCCTTCACAACTCATTCTTTTGATGTTTGTGAGAGCTGGATGCTAGAAGGGTCCCTTTCAGAATGCTGCAAACTGGTTAATTGCAAAAATTCTTTG GCCGTACTTGAAGTCTATATTGAGGTCCTTGGAGCTCCGAGTGAAGATGGTGTCGTTCGGTGGCTTGATTAA